In one Sporomusa sphaeroides DSM 2875 genomic region, the following are encoded:
- a CDS encoding Fur family transcriptional regulator, with product MDICVTTLLRDKGFKVTPQRLAIYSALAATKAHPSAEMIYNELQPVYPTMSLATVYKTIEILKELNLVQVLNVGEDSFRYDADTTNHPHIRCMGCGRVDDLYGVDSSEFIKQVSSQTDYTLQGQQFYFYGMCPRCQKQTAAVS from the coding sequence ATGGACATTTGTGTTACCACACTGTTAAGAGACAAGGGATTCAAGGTTACGCCGCAGCGGCTGGCTATTTATAGTGCTTTGGCCGCTACTAAGGCACATCCAAGCGCCGAAATGATTTACAATGAGCTGCAACCGGTTTATCCGACTATGAGTTTGGCAACCGTGTACAAGACCATTGAAATCTTGAAGGAATTGAATTTGGTGCAAGTACTTAATGTCGGTGAAGATAGTTTCCGCTATGATGCCGACACCACTAATCATCCGCATATCCGCTGCATGGGCTGCGGACGGGTTGATGATTTGTACGGAGTGGATTCTTCCGAGTTTATCAAACAGGTTTCGTCTCAGACCGACTATACTCTTCAGGGCCAGCAATTCTATTTTTATGGTATGTGCCCTCGATGTCAGAAGCAAACTGCGGCGGTCAGCTAA
- the deoC gene encoding deoxyribose-phosphate aldolase, which translates to MNLAKYIDHTLLKPAATVEEIIRLCEEAAQHKFAAVCVNPIYVDLAAHHLAGTGVKTATVIGFPLGATLSAVKAAEAKEAVLRKADELDMVIHIGAVKAGLWEAVKADIEQVVAAADGAIVKVIIETGLLTDEEKRQACQAVIDGGAHFVKTSTGFGPGGATEEDIRLLKEVARDKIGIKASGGIRTREQALALVAAGATRLGTSAGIVIAGTDKPAVDGSKG; encoded by the coding sequence ATGAATCTGGCAAAGTATATCGATCATACGCTGCTCAAACCGGCAGCCACGGTGGAAGAAATTATCCGGCTGTGCGAAGAAGCTGCGCAGCATAAGTTTGCTGCTGTCTGTGTCAATCCGATCTATGTTGACCTGGCAGCCCATCATCTGGCCGGAACCGGCGTGAAAACAGCGACAGTTATTGGCTTCCCCTTAGGGGCTACTCTTTCCGCCGTTAAAGCGGCTGAGGCCAAAGAGGCGGTACTGCGAAAAGCCGATGAACTGGATATGGTCATACATATCGGGGCCGTCAAAGCCGGACTGTGGGAAGCTGTTAAAGCCGATATTGAGCAGGTTGTGGCGGCGGCTGACGGCGCTATTGTCAAAGTCATTATTGAGACAGGATTGTTAACCGATGAGGAAAAACGCCAAGCTTGTCAGGCTGTCATTGATGGCGGAGCCCATTTTGTTAAAACCTCTACAGGCTTTGGCCCCGGCGGGGCAACCGAGGAAGACATCCGCTTGCTCAAAGAAGTGGCTCGCGACAAGATCGGGATAAAAGCATCAGGCGGTATTCGCACCCGCGAACAGGCGCTGGCACTTGTTGCTGCCGGAGCAACCCGTTTAGGAACAAGCGCCGGTATTGTCATTGCCGGCACAGATAAGCCGGCGGTCGACGGTTCAAAAGGGTAA